The following are from one region of the Carnobacterium gallinarum DSM 4847 genome:
- a CDS encoding glycosyltransferase family 2 protein has protein sequence MDFKVAVSIVTYNSEKIFQVLDNIRTEFSGDNRFKFLIFDNNSEEDYKNKLRKYEDIVEINFYHENNGFGFGHNANLLNRMEKYFLVFNPDIILKKDSLLKLVEIMEQSSTIGLTVPKVLNADGSIQYLVRDQVSVFDYALRFIPFKFVKKMFNKRLAKFECRDLSDTENTEIRIGSGCFMLLRDEAFKAIKGFDDRYFMYFEDYDLCLELHEKNYKIIYNPFSEVIHFYEKGAHKNRQLFKIFMQSMRLFFNKWGWKFF, from the coding sequence ATGGATTTCAAAGTAGCCGTAAGTATTGTTACGTACAATAGTGAAAAAATTTTTCAAGTCTTAGATAATATTAGAACAGAATTTTCTGGCGATAATCGGTTTAAATTTTTAATATTTGATAATAACTCTGAGGAAGACTATAAAAATAAGTTACGTAAATATGAAGATATCGTTGAAATTAATTTTTATCATGAAAATAATGGATTTGGTTTTGGTCACAATGCTAATCTATTAAATAGAATGGAAAAATATTTTTTGGTTTTTAACCCAGATATTATATTGAAAAAAGATTCCTTACTAAAATTAGTTGAGATCATGGAACAATCATCAACTATTGGCTTAACGGTACCTAAAGTTTTAAATGCTGATGGAAGTATTCAGTATCTAGTCCGTGATCAAGTATCAGTTTTTGATTACGCATTAAGATTTATTCCATTTAAGTTCGTAAAAAAAATGTTTAATAAACGTTTAGCTAAGTTTGAATGTCGTGATTTATCGGATACTGAAAATACTGAAATTCGTATTGGCTCAGGCTGTTTTATGCTGTTACGAGATGAAGCATTCAAAGCAATAAAAGGTTTTGATGATCGCTATTTTATGTATTTTGAAGACTATGATCTATGTTTAGAGTTACATGAAAAAAATTATAAAATTATCTACAACCCGTTTTCTGAAGTCATTCATTTTTATGAAAAAGGCGCTCATAAAAATAGACAATTATTTAAAATTTTTATGCAATCAATGCGCTTATTTTTTAATAAATGGGGTTGGAAATTTTTTTAA
- a CDS encoding glycosyltransferase family 2 protein, with amino-acid sequence MKTVAILLSAYNGTDYITKQIESIQGQNYQNWQLFVRDDGSSDTTKEIVRNMGQSDNRIQLYEDELGNLRVIKSFLELLKNVEADYYMFCDQDDFWKADKVERTLVRMEQLEAKKQNPYLVHTDLVVVDNDLEVISESMFGLQKMSFEKTSLNHLLVQNNITGCTTMINNDLKDLVVYHQDIVMHDWWLGLIASSFGEISFLQETTILYRQHGNNTVGAKKYGLSYFYSRYLEKAKTKQIQRNSFKQAQAFYEIYGARLSDKDNEVVKNYGEFLEGSILKRGNVFFKYKYFKNTTLRNTIFLPMLLFLKAK; translated from the coding sequence ATGAAAACTGTTGCTATACTGTTATCTGCATACAATGGTACAGACTATATCACAAAACAAATTGAGTCTATTCAAGGACAAAATTATCAAAATTGGCAATTATTTGTTAGAGATGATGGATCTTCAGATACAACTAAAGAAATTGTTAGAAATATGGGACAATCGGATAATCGAATTCAATTATATGAAGATGAGTTAGGAAATCTTAGAGTAATTAAAAGTTTTTTAGAGTTATTAAAAAACGTAGAAGCTGATTATTATATGTTTTGTGATCAAGATGATTTTTGGAAAGCAGATAAAGTCGAAAGAACTTTAGTAAGAATGGAACAACTTGAAGCTAAGAAACAGAATCCCTATCTAGTCCATACAGATCTAGTGGTAGTTGATAATGATTTAGAAGTTATTAGCGAATCAATGTTTGGACTACAAAAAATGTCTTTTGAAAAGACAAGTTTAAATCATCTTTTAGTACAGAATAATATCACAGGCTGTACGACGATGATTAACAATGATTTAAAGGACTTAGTTGTCTATCATCAAGACATAGTTATGCATGACTGGTGGCTAGGATTGATTGCATCAAGTTTTGGTGAAATTTCCTTTTTGCAAGAGACGACTATCTTGTACCGTCAGCATGGAAATAATACAGTTGGTGCTAAAAAATATGGACTTTCTTATTTCTATAGTCGTTATTTAGAAAAAGCGAAAACAAAACAAATTCAAAGAAATTCATTTAAACAGGCACAAGCTTTCTATGAGATTTATGGTGCTAGATTATCAGATAAAGATAATGAAGTTGTTAAAAATTATGGTGAATTTCTTGAAGGCTCCATTCTTAAACGTGGAAATGTATTTTTTAAATACAAATATTTTAAAAATACAACTCTTAGAAATACTATTTTTTTACCAATGTTGCTTTTTTTAAAAGCAAAATAA
- the rfbA gene encoding glucose-1-phosphate thymidylyltransferase RfbA produces the protein MKGIILAGGSGTRLYPLTKAVSKQLMPIYDKPMIYYPMSTLMLAGIKDILIISTPTDTPRFEQLFGNGNELGLNIEYKVQESPDGLAQAFILGEDFIGEDSVCLILGDNIYHGGGMAKMLQRAAAKPEGATVFGYHVNDPERFGVVEFDDDMRAISIEEKPEAPKSNYAVTGLYFYDNQVVEIAKGIQPSERGELEITDVNKAYLEAGKLDVELMGRGFAWLDTGTHESLLEAATFIETIQKRQNLMVACLEEISYRMGYISREQLLELAQPLKKNGYGQYLLRLAETKI, from the coding sequence ATGAAGGGAATTATTTTAGCTGGAGGAAGCGGAACACGCTTGTATCCATTGACTAAAGCAGTATCAAAACAACTAATGCCGATTTATGATAAACCGATGATTTATTATCCAATGTCGACTTTAATGTTAGCAGGAATCAAAGATATTTTAATTATTTCAACACCAACAGATACACCAAGATTTGAACAATTATTTGGTAATGGCAATGAACTTGGTTTAAATATTGAGTATAAAGTTCAAGAAAGTCCAGATGGATTAGCTCAAGCGTTTATATTAGGTGAAGATTTTATTGGTGAAGATTCAGTGTGCTTAATTTTAGGCGACAATATCTATCATGGTGGCGGCATGGCTAAAATGTTGCAACGCGCAGCGGCTAAACCGGAAGGCGCAACAGTCTTTGGCTATCATGTAAATGACCCAGAACGATTTGGTGTTGTGGAATTTGATGACGACATGCGTGCTATCTCAATAGAAGAAAAACCTGAAGCACCTAAAAGTAACTATGCTGTAACAGGCTTATACTTCTATGACAATCAAGTAGTTGAAATAGCCAAAGGAATTCAACCATCTGAACGTGGTGAATTAGAGATTACGGATGTTAATAAAGCTTATCTAGAAGCTGGTAAACTAGATGTTGAACTAATGGGACGTGGTTTTGCGTGGTTAGATACAGGTACTCATGAATCATTATTAGAGGCAGCAACATTTATTGAAACTATTCAAAAGCGTCAAAATTTAATGGTCGCGTGTCTGGAAGAAATTTCTTACCGCATGGGCTACATTAGCCGTGAGCAATTATTAGAATTGGCACAACCACTTAAGAAAAATGGCTATGGTCAATATTTATTACGTTTAGCAGAAACTAAAATCTAG
- a CDS encoding YveK family protein has translation MEFNIIRETQIILKRYWWIILLVTVLGGVGSILFSQKAPKPTYQATIRFVVTKPTEVDQNGNELTDADPSRFWNSLPILIESPDFVSDVIKKSGYNGTAKELKSNLTVSNDNMSTIVAATLEGTNRDLTIKAANSIFDVFNIRAKELFKVEETRAIQLATIDNVNEVIHSRSKATMFVGIFLGFIIGVLLAIFMNYMTRNRKSAN, from the coding sequence ATGGAATTTAATATTATTAGAGAAACACAAATTATTTTGAAACGTTACTGGTGGATTATTTTGTTAGTTACTGTGTTAGGCGGTGTGGGAAGCATTTTATTTTCTCAAAAGGCTCCAAAGCCAACATATCAAGCAACTATTCGATTTGTTGTAACCAAACCAACAGAAGTTGATCAAAATGGAAATGAGCTAACAGATGCTGATCCATCAAGATTCTGGAATAGCTTGCCAATCTTAATTGAATCACCAGATTTTGTTAGTGATGTAATTAAAAAGTCGGGATATAATGGTACGGCTAAAGAATTAAAATCTAATTTAACGGTATCTAACGATAATATGTCAACTATTGTTGCGGCAACCTTAGAAGGAACAAATCGTGATTTAACTATTAAAGCAGCAAATTCAATTTTTGATGTTTTTAACATTCGAGCAAAAGAGTTATTTAAAGTTGAAGAAACTAGAGCTATACAACTTGCAACGATTGACAATGTAAATGAAGTTATTCATTCACGATCAAAAGCAACTATGTTTGTTGGGATCTTTTTAGGATTTATTATCGGAGTGTTACTTGCGATATTTATGAATTATATGACTAGAAATAGAAAGAGCGCTAATTAG
- a CDS encoding O-antigen polymerase, which translates to MVNPYYIYSVSFIGVIIAYLLGWSNLFPELRFSLILFMGFSIGIALLFGNSIRKRKIIVFENLTYTKIFQNTTLFIMGGYLLEGLYNGSFPLIDIMLGKNSNYTEFGIPTFHVFLVTFNSFFAVYLFQALISEGNFAEKKKLFMFFSLNLLPGLLIVNRGMLVIILMSCFFVYTIKFQNKMTIKKASLLMVILFIGAFLFGVAGNVRVNSSYQTGKSSFNNDTFLNIGKASDSFKNSIIPKEFFWTYIYVASPLANFQETIEKQTFDSDITVSDTAVFFVTQIMPDFISKRIVSEFEIETQDFKKITPELNVGTAFIASYVILGWPGVILFITILFLFAYFYLLFLRSLGQKYFITGVAILNTLFLMNTFSNMLSFTGISFQLIYPIIFGLVDKYKELQYHNREKLKI; encoded by the coding sequence TTGGTAAATCCTTATTATATATACTCTGTTTCTTTTATAGGAGTTATAATTGCATATTTGCTTGGTTGGTCTAATCTGTTTCCTGAATTGCGTTTTTCCTTGATTCTTTTTATGGGATTTTCAATTGGAATAGCCTTATTATTTGGGAATAGTATTAGAAAAAGAAAAATAATTGTTTTTGAAAATTTAACATATACTAAAATATTTCAAAATACGACTCTTTTTATTATGGGAGGATATTTATTAGAAGGACTATATAATGGTTCTTTTCCACTAATAGATATTATGTTAGGGAAGAATTCAAATTATACTGAATTCGGAATTCCTACATTTCATGTGTTTTTAGTTACCTTTAATTCATTTTTTGCAGTGTACCTTTTTCAGGCTTTAATATCGGAAGGTAATTTTGCTGAGAAGAAAAAACTATTCATGTTTTTTTCTTTAAATTTACTTCCAGGGCTGTTAATTGTAAATCGTGGAATGCTAGTGATTATTTTGATGAGCTGTTTCTTTGTTTATACAATTAAATTTCAAAATAAAATGACGATTAAGAAAGCTAGTTTATTAATGGTAATTCTCTTTATAGGTGCATTTCTATTTGGTGTAGCAGGAAATGTTAGGGTAAATAGTTCTTATCAAACAGGTAAATCGTCATTTAACAATGATACTTTCTTAAATATTGGGAAAGCATCAGACTCATTTAAAAATTCAATTATTCCAAAAGAATTTTTTTGGACGTATATCTATGTCGCATCACCATTAGCAAACTTTCAAGAAACAATTGAAAAACAAACATTTGATTCAGATATTACGGTTAGTGATACTGCTGTCTTTTTCGTAACTCAGATTATGCCAGATTTTATTAGCAAACGTATTGTTAGCGAATTTGAAATTGAAACTCAAGATTTTAAAAAAATTACACCTGAATTGAATGTAGGGACAGCATTTATTGCATCTTATGTTATTCTTGGATGGCCTGGGGTCATTTTGTTTATTACAATCTTATTTTTATTTGCTTATTTTTATTTACTCTTCCTAAGGAGTCTAGGTCAGAAGTATTTTATAACAGGAGTGGCAATTCTCAATACACTTTTCTTAATGAATACATTCTCCAACATGCTCTCTTTTACAGGAATTAGCTTTCAATTAATTTATCCAATTATTTTTGGTTTAGTAGATAAATATAAAGAATTACAGTATCATAATAGAGAAAAGTTAAAAATATAG
- the rfbC gene encoding dTDP-4-dehydrorhamnose 3,5-epimerase, translating to MKMKVINTKLQDVKIIETPVHGDHRGFFTESYTEDKFIAAGIPNKFIQDNHSLSVEPGVIRGMHYQTNPKAQTKLVRVTSGAIYDVLVDMRKGSPTYGQWEGYILSEHNHRQLLVPKGFAHGFCTITGNVNVQYKVDELYSPENDRGIAFDDPDIGIIWPMNNPIMSEKDTKHPQLKDADNNFVWEEK from the coding sequence ATTAAAATGAAAGTAATCAATACAAAATTACAAGATGTGAAAATTATTGAAACACCAGTTCATGGAGATCATCGCGGTTTTTTCACTGAAAGTTATACAGAAGATAAATTTATTGCAGCAGGAATTCCTAATAAATTTATCCAAGATAATCATTCTTTATCAGTGGAGCCAGGTGTAATTCGTGGAATGCACTATCAAACAAATCCTAAAGCTCAAACAAAATTAGTTCGTGTAACTTCCGGTGCTATTTATGATGTGCTAGTTGATATGCGTAAAGGTTCACCAACCTATGGACAATGGGAAGGGTACATTTTAAGTGAACATAATCATCGTCAATTACTGGTACCAAAAGGTTTTGCACATGGATTTTGTACGATTACAGGAAATGTGAATGTACAATATAAAGTGGATGAGTTGTATTCTCCAGAAAATGACCGTGGAATTGCTTTTGATGATCCCGATATCGGGATTATATGGCCAATGAATAATCCAATTATGTCTGAAAAAGATACAAAACATCCACAATTAAAAGATGCAGATAACAATTTTGTTTGGGAGGAAAAATAA
- a CDS encoding DUF1827 family protein produces MKLIENPIQANTDLARMYPNVADFLFNKTAIKYFKKYTLGTTTVVYIDAFDKIDIVFLNLKKRITDREIDYVVQQLLEIPLSEVNVIKECKQKIEAKRQVTIEPKDIVVIEHKVVA; encoded by the coding sequence ATGAAACTAATTGAAAACCCAATCCAAGCAAATACTGATTTAGCAAGAATGTATCCTAATGTTGCTGACTTTTTATTTAACAAAACAGCCATTAAATATTTTAAAAAATATACATTAGGCACAACTACAGTCGTTTATATTGATGCATTTGATAAAATTGATATCGTCTTTTTAAATTTAAAAAAACGTATTACAGACAGAGAAATTGACTATGTTGTTCAACAACTTTTAGAGATTCCTCTTTCAGAAGTAAATGTAATCAAAGAATGTAAGCAAAAAATTGAAGCCAAAAGACAAGTGACGATTGAACCTAAGGATATTGTCGTGATAGAACATAAGGTTGTTGCTTAA
- a CDS encoding N-acetylmuramoyl-L-alanine amidase gives MSKKKKNRKGRVIILNSFFKKIALLTVVILTVNSSFVPLLNTIVFAEENNKNSLNDSSFENAASTEMTNESINSELSSNSNVQESAITSSTDSVDSSISDSTEPIPNQEKSEPHTESDSIISEEKIDNSDISTKNYDAVMSDVLKRSPEVSTFINDISGNATKLAQGNDLYASVMIAQAVLESSYGTSQLGQVPVHNLFGIKGKYNGQSIVKESLEELPNGTIVSRKSEFRKYGSREQSQADYVEKIKKGPNTNAGDSSWSPTYYSGAWKSHTNSYKDATAALTGKYATDSSYGQKLNSVIEVYNLQKFDLPIQMMLDAPLDSEKVNGNQVVVQGWALAGTSVKEVNISVNGQAVGKATYGLERSDVNQAYSQYQNMNSGYTYTFNKSILNAGSNTLNVQVVSANNETKTIERKINNPVLTNRIYVERPVANEIVDKTLTIRGWALSPNKVSKIEVLIDGVSKLSFAPNVARPDVTAAFSEYPTQTPGFLSTVDTSGLTAGSHKVVVKMYDTAGSVSEQAIGITKQATATAPIINMIDTLSNGKQVSGNYQIRGWALAGGGIKNVEIQVDGKVQGNATYGTERLDVYTKFPQYANKNSGYSYVLDASKLTTGNHTIKVTAVANSGKIESQSFSVVKPDMPIKVYVDAPVEKATVINAVTVRGWALAESGVSAVNILVDGKVQGKATLGTSRPDVATAFPQYKESKAGYSYQLNTSTLSVGSHKLTVQVIDKNGTIKNSESTIVKPKADVINMIDTLSEGQIVSGKKTIRGWALAGEKLKNIEIYVDGKLQGNAVYGIERLDVYNKFPQYNNKNSGYNFTLDVDALTYGKHKVDVKVVLANGDSDTTSVNVEKSRLETRYTLENPKDLALVTDSVMISGWVLSSTKVKTIDVYVDNNKVGNANIGGARPDVANVFPEYLEKNAGFNYVLTTKNLANGKHSVKLVVTFEDKTTTTFGKEIYKASLATVGSIDSPSPNQLVGASQTVRGWILSEEGINSIRLLVDGVQKGMATTNLARPDVAAAFPDYKEKNAGYLGTISTAGLTNGTHTVTVIGTTNGGRVHTMTQKIVVGELSGKTVFVDAGHGGKDPGAIAGGVNEKDLNLSVALKVKANLEQKGATVVMSRSTDVFLELREIAAKANNSKADIFISLHHNSSSITSVSGIETYSYDGSGTRSYSAPIYRQDSFYSDITPNVANNDIGRIYESQQLAIKVQAGLIRNTGAVDREAKKTDFHVIRETNMPAILTELGFITSPAERAKLVNGNYQNQLAKGISDGAADYLRK, from the coding sequence ATGAGCAAGAAAAAAAAGAATAGAAAAGGACGTGTAATCATTTTAAATTCTTTTTTTAAGAAGATAGCTTTGTTAACAGTTGTTATTTTAACTGTGAATTCATCTTTTGTACCATTACTAAATACAATCGTTTTTGCAGAAGAAAATAATAAAAATAGTTTAAATGATAGTTCTTTTGAAAATGCAGCATCTACCGAAATGACCAATGAATCGATTAATTCAGAACTAAGTTCTAATTCTAATGTGCAAGAATCGGCAATAACTTCGTCCACTGATTCTGTGGACAGTTCGATTTCTGATTCTACTGAGCCTATTCCTAATCAGGAAAAATCTGAACCGCATACTGAATCGGATTCTATTATTTCTGAAGAAAAGATTGATAATAGTGATATTTCTACAAAGAATTACGATGCTGTTATGTCAGATGTACTTAAAAGGTCTCCAGAAGTTTCAACATTTATTAATGATATTTCTGGTAATGCTACAAAGTTGGCACAAGGCAATGATTTGTACGCATCTGTAATGATTGCTCAAGCTGTCTTAGAATCTAGTTATGGAACAAGCCAGTTAGGTCAAGTTCCAGTTCACAACTTATTTGGAATTAAAGGAAAGTATAATGGACAAAGTATTGTCAAAGAAAGCTTAGAAGAACTGCCAAATGGAACAATTGTTTCAAGAAAATCTGAGTTTAGAAAATATGGTTCAAGAGAGCAATCTCAAGCAGACTATGTTGAAAAGATAAAAAAAGGTCCAAATACGAATGCCGGTGATTCAAGTTGGAGTCCAACGTACTATTCTGGCGCTTGGAAGAGCCATACTAATTCTTATAAAGATGCAACAGCTGCATTAACAGGGAAATATGCAACGGATAGCTCATATGGACAAAAACTGAATTCAGTTATCGAAGTATATAATTTACAAAAATTTGATTTGCCAATTCAAATGATGCTAGATGCACCATTAGATTCTGAAAAAGTTAATGGCAATCAAGTTGTGGTTCAAGGTTGGGCTTTAGCTGGAACTAGCGTAAAAGAAGTAAATATTTCTGTAAATGGTCAAGCAGTTGGAAAGGCCACTTACGGATTAGAGCGTAGTGACGTTAATCAAGCCTATTCTCAGTATCAAAATATGAATTCTGGCTACACATATACATTTAATAAAAGTATACTAAACGCTGGAAGTAACACATTAAATGTTCAAGTAGTATCTGCAAATAATGAAACAAAAACGATTGAAAGAAAGATTAACAATCCAGTTTTAACAAATCGAATTTATGTTGAGCGACCTGTAGCTAATGAAATTGTCGACAAAACATTAACAATTCGAGGTTGGGCATTATCACCTAATAAGGTATCAAAAATAGAAGTTCTTATTGATGGAGTCAGCAAATTAAGTTTTGCTCCTAATGTAGCACGTCCAGATGTTACAGCAGCCTTTTCAGAGTATCCAACTCAAACACCTGGCTTTTTATCAACAGTTGATACTTCTGGTTTAACTGCTGGAAGTCACAAAGTTGTCGTAAAAATGTACGATACTGCTGGTAGTGTTTCTGAACAAGCTATTGGAATTACGAAACAAGCTACTGCAACAGCGCCTATTATTAATATGATAGACACTTTGAGCAATGGAAAACAAGTATCTGGAAACTATCAGATACGAGGTTGGGCTCTAGCTGGTGGCGGTATAAAAAATGTAGAAATTCAAGTAGATGGAAAAGTTCAAGGAAATGCAACTTACGGAACTGAACGTTTAGATGTTTATACTAAATTTCCACAATATGCAAATAAAAATTCTGGTTATAGTTATGTTTTAGATGCAAGTAAATTAACTACTGGAAACCATACAATTAAAGTTACTGCAGTTGCAAACTCTGGGAAAATAGAAAGTCAAAGCTTTTCTGTTGTAAAACCAGATATGCCAATTAAAGTGTATGTCGATGCTCCTGTTGAGAAAGCTACAGTTATTAATGCTGTAACTGTTCGAGGTTGGGCATTAGCAGAATCAGGCGTATCAGCTGTAAACATTTTAGTCGATGGTAAAGTACAAGGAAAAGCGACTTTAGGTACAAGCAGACCAGACGTTGCTACTGCTTTTCCACAGTATAAAGAAAGTAAAGCAGGGTATTCATATCAGCTCAATACAAGCACTCTAAGTGTAGGTAGTCATAAATTAACCGTTCAAGTTATAGATAAAAATGGAACGATTAAAAATAGTGAGTCCACAATTGTAAAACCCAAAGCTGATGTTATCAATATGATAGATACATTAAGTGAAGGTCAAATAGTTTCTGGTAAAAAGACTATCCGAGGTTGGGCATTAGCTGGTGAAAAACTGAAGAATATAGAAATTTACGTAGATGGTAAACTTCAAGGAAATGCAGTCTATGGAATTGAACGTTTAGATGTCTATAATAAATTCCCACAATATAACAATAAAAATTCTGGCTATAATTTTACTTTAGATGTTGATGCACTAACTTACGGCAAACATAAAGTAGATGTCAAAGTTGTTTTGGCTAATGGGGATTCTGATACTACATCTGTTAATGTTGAAAAATCAAGATTAGAAACCCGTTATACGTTAGAAAATCCTAAAGATTTAGCTTTAGTTACGGATAGTGTGATGATCAGTGGCTGGGTACTATCAAGTACGAAAGTTAAAACTATTGACGTATATGTAGACAATAATAAGGTAGGTAATGCAAATATTGGGGGGGCGCGTCCAGATGTTGCGAATGTGTTTCCAGAATATTTAGAAAAGAATGCTGGTTTTAATTACGTACTAACTACTAAAAATTTAGCAAATGGAAAACATTCGGTAAAATTAGTTGTCACGTTTGAAGATAAGACAACAACAACTTTTGGTAAAGAAATCTATAAAGCAAGTTTAGCAACTGTCGGTTCTATTGATTCACCAAGTCCAAATCAATTAGTTGGTGCAAGTCAAACAGTTCGTGGTTGGATATTGTCAGAAGAAGGAATCAACAGTATTCGACTTTTAGTAGATGGTGTTCAAAAAGGAATGGCTACTACTAATCTTGCGCGTCCAGATGTTGCAGCAGCTTTTCCAGATTATAAGGAAAAAAATGCTGGATATTTGGGAACAATCAGTACAGCAGGATTAACAAACGGCACGCATACAGTAACTGTTATTGGTACGACAAACGGTGGTAGAGTTCACACAATGACCCAAAAAATTGTTGTTGGCGAACTTTCTGGCAAAACAGTATTTGTTGATGCGGGACATGGTGGAAAAGACCCAGGAGCAATTGCTGGTGGAGTGAATGAAAAAGACTTGAATTTGAGTGTGGCTTTAAAAGTAAAAGCTAACCTTGAGCAAAAAGGTGCAACAGTTGTAATGTCTAGATCAACTGATGTATTTTTAGAATTGCGAGAAATTGCAGCTAAAGCTAACAATTCTAAGGCTGATATTTTTATTAGCTTGCATCATAATTCATCATCAATCACGTCTGTTTCAGGAATTGAAACGTATTCTTATGACGGCAGTGGAACAAGAAGTTACAGTGCACCTATTTACAGACAAGATAGTTTTTATTCGGATATAACACCAAATGTAGCTAATAATGATATCGGTCGTATATATGAAAGTCAGCAGCTAGCAATTAAGGTTCAAGCAGGCTTAATTAGAAATACTGGAGCTGTCGATAGAGAAGCTAAGAAAACAGATTTTCATGTTATTAGAGAAACAAATATGCCCGCAATTTTAACTGAACTTGGATTCATTACTAGTCCGGCAGAACGAGCTAAATTAGTAAATGGAAATTACCAAAATCAGTTGGCTAAAGGGATATCTGACGGAGCTGCAGACTATTTAAGAAAATAA
- the rfbB gene encoding dTDP-glucose 4,6-dehydratase has protein sequence MKNILVTGGAGFIGGNFVHYMLENHPDYKIVNLDLLTYAGNIHSLDDIKDNPNHVFVQGNINNRELVRHLVTEHSIDAIVNFAAESHVDRSILHPEVFIETNVQGTLALLDVAREMKIGKYLQVSTDEVYGSLGAEGYFTEETPLAPNSPYSASKAAADMLVRAYNETYGMNTNITRCSNNYGPYHFPEKLIPLMISNGMDGKELPIYGNGVNIRDWLHVQDHCQAIDLVLHKGVKGEVYNVGGHNERTNNQIVDIIVEKLSLSRELITYVEDRLGHDLRYAIDPTKLETELGWKPKYTFDTGIVETIEWYQANEAWWRPLKERADLN, from the coding sequence ATGAAAAATATTTTAGTAACAGGTGGAGCAGGTTTTATCGGAGGCAATTTTGTCCACTATATGCTTGAAAACCACCCAGATTATAAAATTGTTAACCTAGACTTACTAACTTATGCTGGAAATATTCACAGTTTAGATGACATTAAAGATAATCCAAACCATGTTTTTGTCCAAGGAAATATCAATAATCGAGAGCTAGTTAGACATTTAGTAACAGAACATAGCATTGATGCCATTGTGAACTTTGCTGCTGAATCACACGTAGATAGAAGTATTCTGCATCCAGAAGTCTTTATTGAAACCAATGTTCAAGGAACGTTAGCTTTATTAGATGTTGCACGTGAAATGAAAATTGGTAAATATTTACAAGTATCAACTGATGAAGTTTATGGTTCATTAGGCGCAGAAGGGTACTTCACGGAAGAAACACCTCTTGCACCAAATAGCCCATACTCAGCAAGTAAAGCTGCAGCAGATATGTTGGTTCGTGCTTACAACGAAACATACGGTATGAATACGAATATTACTCGTTGTTCAAATAACTATGGTCCATATCATTTCCCAGAAAAATTGATTCCGTTAATGATTTCAAACGGAATGGATGGAAAAGAACTACCAATTTACGGAAATGGCGTTAACATCCGTGACTGGTTACATGTACAAGATCATTGCCAAGCTATTGATTTGGTCTTACACAAAGGCGTTAAAGGTGAGGTTTACAATGTTGGTGGTCATAATGAGCGTACTAACAATCAAATTGTTGACATCATTGTTGAAAAATTAAGTCTTTCAAGAGAATTAATTACGTATGTTGAAGACCGTTTGGGGCATGACCTACGTTACGCGATTGATCCAACTAAATTAGAAACAGAACTAGGTTGGAAACCCAAATATACATTTGATACAGGTATTGTTGAAACCATTGAATGGTATCAGGCGAATGAAGCTTGGTGGCGTCCTTTGAAAGAACGTGCGGATTTAAACTAA